One genomic region from Verrucomicrobiota bacterium encodes:
- a CDS encoding NAD-dependent epimerase/dehydratase family protein: protein MPIKTEKVLVTGGAGFIGSHVSRYLLNTGFSVVILDDLSGGFVENVPKGATFVKGSILDVQLLEELFQENQFDYVVHLAAYAAEGLSHFIKRFNYNNNLIGSVNLINESIKHDIKCFAFSSSIAVYGTNRLPMTEDLTPQPEDPYGIAKYAVELELKVSQEMFGLNYIIFRPHNVYGEFQHIGDKYRNVIGIFMNQIMKNEPITIFGDGLQTRAFSYVGNIAPFIAESVQKKDVYNEIFNIGSEDFISLNELATMVMNAMGKKVEIKRAEPRNEVKHAYCSHEKIKSFFGDRQEISMECGIKKMAEWAKNFGTRENSTFEAIELHKNMPSGWQD, encoded by the coding sequence GGAAAAGGTACTAGTTACCGGCGGAGCTGGTTTCATTGGCTCGCATGTTTCACGGTATTTGTTGAATACAGGATTTTCGGTTGTTATCCTGGATGATTTAAGCGGAGGATTCGTAGAAAACGTACCAAAAGGAGCAACCTTCGTGAAAGGTAGTATCTTGGATGTTCAGCTTCTTGAAGAGCTGTTCCAGGAAAACCAATTTGATTACGTCGTCCACTTGGCGGCTTATGCAGCGGAGGGGCTGAGCCACTTTATAAAGCGCTTCAACTACAACAATAATCTTATTGGTTCGGTCAACCTGATCAATGAATCGATTAAGCACGATATAAAGTGTTTCGCTTTTAGTTCATCCATCGCGGTGTACGGCACGAATCGACTGCCTATGACAGAAGATCTTACGCCTCAACCCGAAGATCCGTACGGGATTGCCAAGTACGCTGTAGAGCTGGAATTGAAGGTTAGCCAGGAAATGTTCGGATTGAATTATATCATTTTTAGACCTCACAACGTCTACGGTGAATTCCAGCATATTGGCGATAAATACCGCAACGTCATAGGTATTTTCATGAACCAGATCATGAAGAATGAGCCTATTACAATCTTTGGAGATGGCCTACAAACGAGAGCTTTCAGTTATGTCGGAAATATCGCCCCATTCATTGCAGAATCTGTCCAAAAGAAAGACGTGTATAATGAGATTTTTAATATCGGATCCGAAGACTTTATCTCCTTAAATGAGCTAGCGACCATGGTAATGAATGCCATGGGAAAGAAAGTTGAAATAAAAAGAGCGGAGCCGCGGAACGAAGTTAAACACGCCTATTGCAGTCACGAAAAAATCAAATCCTTTTTCGGCGATCGTCAGGAAATAAGCATGGAATGCGGGATCAAAAAAATGGCCGAATGGGCAAAAAATTTCGGCACTAGAGAAAATTCTACCTTTGAGGCCATTGAGTTGCACAAGAATATGCCATCAGGGTGGCAGGATTAG
- a CDS encoding molybdenum cofactor biosynthesis protein MoaE encodes MFSLTDKSLDVVQLGQRLENPAGGALVTFEGRVRNHNEGLSVKGLDYQAYVPLAEAEGEKILKEAQAKFDLLECQCVHRVGSLSIGEIAVWVGVISAHRGDAFDAARYIIDEAKRRVPIWKRENLDSGRSYWVACHDEDASGQT; translated from the coding sequence ATGTTTTCTTTAACTGATAAATCCCTTGATGTAGTCCAACTTGGGCAACGCTTGGAAAATCCGGCCGGTGGCGCGTTGGTCACTTTTGAGGGTCGAGTCAGAAATCACAACGAAGGGCTTTCGGTAAAGGGGTTGGATTATCAGGCCTATGTGCCTCTCGCAGAGGCCGAAGGAGAAAAAATCCTCAAGGAAGCACAAGCGAAGTTTGACCTTCTTGAGTGTCAGTGTGTTCACCGTGTTGGTTCTTTGAGCATCGGAGAAATTGCTGTTTGGGTCGGGGTTATTTCAGCTCATCGTGGAGATGCTTTCGATGCTGCTCGTTACATCATTGATGAAGCTAAAAGGAGGGTCCCCATTTGGAAGCGTGAAAATCTTGATTCGGGCAGAAGCTATTGGGTTGCTTGCCATGACGAGGATGCATCTGGTCAGACCTGA
- the gndA gene encoding NADP-dependent phosphogluconate dehydrogenase — MSEELSDIGLIGLAVMGQNLALNIADHGFKITVYNRTTSKMDEFVAANPDTPGGLVGEETLEGFVKSLKGPRKIVIMVQAGGPTDAVIDGLIPLLDEGDIIIDGGNAKWTDTIRREKELSEKGLRFVGSGVSGGEEGARFGPSMMPGGDPESWKHLKPIWQAIAAKVDPETGKPLEGATPGKPIEGGFPCSAYIGPNGAGHYVKMVHNGIEYGDMQMICEAYFLMKNLLGMEASEIGKVFAEWNEGLLDSFLIEITADILQENDPVTGQAFVDIVLDTAGQKGTGKWTSVNALDMGVPAPTVAEAVFARCLSAVKEERVAASAILTGPEPSFEGDKAEFIKAIHDALYCSKICSYAQGFQLMREAQKEYNWSLNFGEIAQIWRGGCIIRARFLQKITEAYAHDAELANLLLDPYFLGEINTSQSNWRKVVAAASLNGIPIPTFASALSYYDGYRQARLPANLLQAQRDFFGAHTYERTDEPRGKFYHLDWPKKPRPQYSV, encoded by the coding sequence ATGTCTGAAGAATTATCTGATATAGGTCTCATCGGGCTGGCTGTAATGGGCCAGAACCTGGCACTTAACATCGCCGACCATGGCTTTAAAATCACGGTATACAACCGCACGACTTCCAAAATGGACGAATTTGTTGCTGCGAATCCGGACACCCCAGGTGGATTGGTTGGCGAAGAAACCTTGGAAGGATTTGTGAAGTCCCTCAAGGGTCCTCGGAAAATTGTTATTATGGTTCAGGCCGGTGGTCCAACCGATGCGGTCATTGACGGATTGATTCCGCTGCTAGACGAAGGAGACATTATCATCGACGGTGGTAATGCCAAGTGGACGGATACCATACGTCGCGAAAAAGAGCTCAGTGAAAAAGGTCTTCGCTTCGTCGGATCTGGAGTTTCCGGTGGAGAAGAGGGTGCTCGTTTTGGTCCTTCGATGATGCCTGGAGGAGATCCTGAATCCTGGAAACACCTGAAACCAATCTGGCAGGCGATCGCCGCTAAGGTGGATCCTGAAACCGGCAAACCACTGGAAGGTGCCACACCAGGTAAACCAATTGAAGGGGGATTTCCATGTTCAGCATACATTGGTCCCAATGGTGCCGGCCACTATGTGAAAATGGTCCACAATGGCATTGAGTATGGAGACATGCAGATGATTTGTGAGGCTTACTTCCTCATGAAAAACTTACTCGGCATGGAAGCATCCGAGATTGGAAAAGTCTTTGCTGAATGGAATGAAGGGTTGCTCGATTCTTTCCTTATCGAAATCACCGCTGACATCCTGCAAGAGAATGACCCGGTAACAGGTCAAGCGTTTGTGGACATCGTTCTCGATACTGCCGGACAAAAAGGGACTGGCAAATGGACGTCAGTGAACGCACTCGACATGGGCGTTCCAGCTCCAACGGTAGCCGAAGCCGTATTTGCCCGTTGTTTGAGCGCGGTTAAAGAAGAGCGCGTAGCTGCATCTGCAATCCTCACTGGCCCAGAGCCATCGTTTGAGGGTGATAAAGCTGAGTTTATTAAAGCGATCCACGACGCACTGTACTGCTCGAAAATCTGTTCATACGCCCAGGGCTTTCAATTGATGCGTGAAGCACAAAAGGAATACAACTGGTCACTAAACTTTGGAGAAATCGCTCAAATCTGGCGTGGTGGTTGTATTATTCGTGCCCGCTTCCTGCAGAAGATTACAGAGGCTTATGCCCACGATGCTGAGCTGGCGAACCTTCTTCTCGATCCCTATTTCCTTGGCGAGATAAATACCTCCCAGTCCAACTGGCGTAAGGTTGTAGCTGCAGCGAGCTTGAATGGTATTCCAATACCGACTTTCGCTTCTGCCCTTTCATACTACGATGGTTATCGTCAGGCACGTCTACCGGCAAATTTGCTTCAGGCTCAGCGTGATTTCTTCGGCGCTCATACCTACGAGCGGACCGATGAACCACGTGGCAAATTCTACCACCTCGACTGGCCGAAGAAACCACGTCCGCAATATTCTGTTTAA
- a CDS encoding class I SAM-dependent methyltransferase → MDASQKCRICNADTFLKWSSNLKEELNSEHFAITDANYGLTGAIDQCPECGFLQCSDLGEVLDFYVSLEDPRYEQGRKERALQAAALLGHLETFAPGESLLDVGAGTGILVEEALKAGFKAEGIEPSIWLHGEAAKKNLPIKRGLLSDLEKDCTFNYITLIDVIEHVEDPVTLLREVSSHLTEEGYAMVATPDCGAFFARLLGRKWWHYRIAHISYFNRKTLDLISKKTGFEIMAVKRPGWYFTLDYLWIRLLAYLPKWMRLKPMAWMKTVTIPFNLGDSLLVVMKKQKNSQTYTTD, encoded by the coding sequence ATGGATGCTTCTCAGAAATGCCGTATCTGTAACGCCGATACTTTCTTAAAATGGTCCTCAAATCTGAAGGAGGAGTTAAACAGCGAACACTTCGCCATCACTGACGCAAACTACGGACTGACCGGTGCCATTGATCAATGCCCGGAATGCGGCTTCCTCCAATGTAGCGATTTGGGCGAGGTGTTGGATTTTTATGTGAGCCTTGAAGACCCACGATACGAACAAGGACGGAAGGAACGGGCGCTACAAGCCGCAGCACTTTTGGGACACTTGGAAACATTTGCACCAGGCGAAAGCTTATTGGATGTTGGGGCTGGCACCGGTATTTTGGTCGAGGAAGCTTTGAAGGCTGGCTTTAAAGCAGAAGGAATAGAACCATCGATATGGCTGCATGGGGAGGCCGCTAAAAAAAACCTTCCTATCAAAAGAGGACTACTAAGCGATCTGGAGAAAGATTGTACTTTTAACTATATTACGCTTATTGACGTGATAGAACATGTCGAAGATCCGGTAACGTTGTTGAGGGAAGTTTCCAGCCATTTAACCGAAGAAGGATATGCGATGGTAGCCACACCCGATTGCGGTGCTTTTTTCGCCCGGTTACTCGGGCGAAAGTGGTGGCACTACAGGATCGCACACATTAGCTACTTCAATCGCAAAACCCTCGATCTGATTAGTAAAAAGACGGGGTTTGAGATTATGGCTGTTAAGCGACCCGGCTGGTATTTTACCTTAGACTATTTGTGGATAAGGCTATTGGCCTACTTGCCGAAATGGATGCGCTTGAAGCCCATGGCCTGGATGAAAACGGTAACCATTCCATTCAACTTGGGAGATTCATTACTTGTAGTAATGAAAAAACAAAAGAATTCCCAAACGTATACCACAGACTAA